A region of the Deltaproteobacteria bacterium HGW-Deltaproteobacteria-6 genome:
GAAATTTATCAATTTATTAGGCAGGACATTCTTAACAGGAAAACCATTCCCGTATTCCTCTGGCTTGCAAGTAAGTAGTCTCATTAATTCAAAATAGTAAAATTAAAGGATACCAATTATGGACGATACAAAAACTTTTGCCGAAATGTTCGAAGAATCTTACGCCACCCCCAAGCGCTATGCCGTGGGAGAAAAAGTAGAGGCAACGATTGTTAAAATTTCTCCGGAGTGGATTTTCATTGATCTGGGCGCCAAAAGCGAAGGCTACATGGATAAAAAAGAATTTCTCGATGACGCGGGGAATCTGACCATTAAGGAAGGCGATACGGTCACCGCCTATTTTCTTTCGTCGCGTCACAGCGAAAGACTCTTCACCACCAAATTGCTGGCGCGCAAAAGTGTCGATGAATTTCTGGTCAATGCTTATCAAAATGCGATTCCTCTGGAAGCCACCGTCGAAAAAGAAGTTAAGGGCGGCTTTTCCGTAAAAATCAGCGCCAGTGCCAGCGGCTTTTGTCCTTTCTCGCAAATGGACAAAAGAAGAATCGAAAATGCTGCGGATTACATCGGTAAAAAATTCGATTTCCTGGTGATAGAGTATGGGGAAAACGGCCGCAAAATCATCCTGTCCCGCCGTCCGCTGCTCGAAAAAATTGAACAGGAAAAAGTTGAAGAACTGAAGAAATCCTTGCAAAAAGGCATGACCGTCCGTGGCATTGTGACCTCCGTTCGCGACTTCGGCGCATTTGTCGATATCGGCGGCGTGCAGGCCCTGCTGCCGGTTTCGGAAATGACCTGGGGCAGAGTGGAAGACGCCAAATCTCTCTATAAATCCGGCGATGCCATCGAAGCCGTCATCATTAATCTGGATTGGGAAAATGACCGCATCACTTTATCCTTTAAAGACACACTCCCCGATCCCTGGAATGACGTTGTTCGTAATTACATTGAAGGCAGCATCCACAAGGGCAGGATATCGCGGCTGACCGATTTCGGCGCATTTGTCACGCTGGAGGCGGGCGTAGACGGGCTCTTGCATATTTCCAAGCTGGGCAAAGGGAAAAAAATCAAACACGCCCAGGATGTCCTGACCAGGGACCGCGAAATCGACGTGAAGATCGAAAAGATTGATCGCGACAACAAAAGAATTTCGCTGGATCTGGCTTCAAACAGTGAAGAAAAAAAGGACTCGGCGGAACCGGGCGATGATTACAAAAGTTACATGCCTAAAGCCCCTAAAACCATGGGCACATTCGGCGACCTGCTGAGCAAAGCCAAGAAGAAATAAGAAAAGGTTCAGCGGTTCACGGTTCAACGGCTGTAGCCCCCTGCCCTCCAGCGGGGGACACAGCACATTAATTGAAGTCATCATTCTTGTTCTTATTTCAACACAGTGTCAAATCACCCTTGAACCTCGGACCGATCATACCCCCGCAGGAGTATGAACCGCTGATGCGACGGGTCAAAAACATTGACGTTGACCGATCGGGTACGTTTAGAAAATTTTTAAATAACCCTGCCTGTCAAGGTAAAATAAAAGACATGAAAACACCAAGCATTCGTATACAACAGGCATTTTTTGCCGCCAGACAATAATCAGACGCCAAATCCGTCAATACATTGACGATTATTCTATCTATTATTAAATATCACCGGTCATCCCGGGGCCATCACAAATCTAATAAATTATAATTTATTTCGATATTTAACCGGATTACTTTTTTCATAAAGCGTATTCCAGACTTTTCAAATTACTTTAAGCCAAAAAAGGCATTGATATTGCATTATATTCTGTTTATAAATATTATCATGGAAGAAGATAACAATTTGAGAAATAAAATTTTGAATCTGGTAAAAGACTATTATCTGCAGAATATTCCACATCAAGACTTTATTCCCGGAAAGACACCCGTTCATTATGCGGGTCGTGTTTATGACGAAAATGAAATGCAGGCTGCCGTGGAGGCAGCGCTCGATTTCTGGCTCACGGAAGGCCGTTTTACTTCTCGCTTTGAATCCGATCTGGCCCAAAGAGTGGGAACCCGGCATGCTATTCTGGTCAATTCAGGATCCTCAGCCAACCTCCTTGCCCTAACCGCTTTAACGTCCGTCTTCCTTAATGAACGAAGACTGAAAGCAGGAGACGAAGTCATAACGGTTGCGGCCGGTTTCCCTACGACGGTTAATTCCATCATTCAGAACGGTCTTATCCCTGTATTTGTCGATGTTAATATTCCAAATTACAATATTGCTGTTGAAGATATCGAAAAAGCTCTAAGCCCGAAGACGCGTGCGATATTTTTGGCCCACACGCTGGGTAATCCTTTCGACATCGAACGGATCATCGCCATTGCCAAAAATCATAACCTGTTTGTGATCGAAGATAATTGCGATGCATTGGGGTCAATCTACAAAGGTCAGCCCACGGGATCTTTCGGCCATCTTTCGACCTGCTCATTTTACCCCGCACACCACATCACTCTGGGCGAAGGAGGCGCTGTGCTGACATCTGACGATACGCTGGCCAGGATCATTCGCTCTCTAAAAGACTGGGGCAGAGATTGCTATTGCAAACCCGGCATGAATAATCGCTGCGGAAAAAGATTTTCGGGGCAACATGGGGATTTACCTGAAGGCTACGATCATAAATACGTTTATTCCCATATCGGTTATAATTTGAAAGCCACGGAATTTCAGGCCGCCATCGGTGTGGAACAGTTAAAAAAGCTGGACGTTTTCTGTGAGGCTAGACGCAAGAATTTTCAACGCTGGACGGCAGGTTTCAAAAAATATGAAAAATACTTTATCCTGCCTAAAGCCACGGAGGATTCAGATCCGGCCTGGTTTGCCTTTCCATTGACGGTACGATGCAAAGATTCATGGTTTTCAAGAAATAACTTAACGGAATTCTTAAACGAACATCTTATTGAAACCCGAAATCTGTTCGGCGGCAATCTGCTGCGTCAACCCGCATACCGGGATATTACTTACCGCCGGACGGGTGAACTGCCCAATACGGACCGCATCATGAATGATACTTTCTTTCTGGGAACCTACCCCGGCCTGGGCAAGGAGCAAATTGAATACACACTGGATATCATCGACCGGTTTTTGTCTTCGCGGAGGATAAAATGAAAAAAACCACCGCAAAAACGAAAGAAAACCTTGCGGATGTTTATAATGGAAAACGTGTGCTTATCACCGGCGACACGGGTTTCAAAGGTTCGTGGCTGGCCCTGTGGCTTCACGAACTCGGCGCTTCAGTCACCGGAATTGCTCTTGCACCTTCTACTAAGCCTTCCCATTTCCAATTGGCATCGCTGAACAATGTCATTGATCATATCCATGTGGATATTCGCAGTCTGGACAAAGTTAAAAAAGTTTTTGCTCAGGTTAAACCGGAAATCGTCTTTCATTTGGCGGCTCAAGCCCTGGTTCGTGAGTCTTACGACGATCCCAAAGCAACTTTTGACACCAACGTGGGCGGAACGGTCAATATTCTGGAAGCCATCCGTCAGTGCACCGGCGTCAGAGCGGTTGTCGTTATTACGTCTGACAAATGCTACGATAATAAGGAATGGGTCTGGGGATACAGGGAAAGCGATCCGCTGGGCGGCCACGATCCTTACAGCGCCAGCAAGGGAGCCTCTGAAATCGTCTCTGCAGCCTATCACCGCTCTTACTTCGATTTAAAAGGTATTGGGCCTCATCTGGGCTTCGCCACGGCCCGCGCCGGCAATGTCATCGGCGGCGGTGACTGGGCTAAAGACCGAATCATTCCCGATTGCGTCCGCGCACTCACCGCAAACCAGCCCATCATCGTCAGAAATCCGCAAGCCACCCGTCCCTGGCAGCATGTATTGGACCCGTTACACGGCTATCTGCTGCTTGCTGCCCGGCTTCTGGAAAATCCGGATAGATTCAGCGGCGCCTGGAACTTCGGACCGCAAACATCCGATCAGATTACCGTTCACGCACTTGCCGAACGATTCATTCATGCCTGGGGAAGCGGCGCGATCCAAACACCTCCGATTAAAAAGGCTCCTCATGAAGCACACTTGCTGCATTTAAATATTGATAAAGCGGCATTCGGGTTGAAATGGCAACCCGTTTTGGATAGTTCATCAGCAATCAACTGGACGGTTGACTGGTACAAAATCTGGCATCGGTCCGGGAAGAACCAAAAAAACGTATCCGTTCAACAGATCAGAGAATTCAGCAATCTTGCAGCGATGAAAGGACAATATACTTCTTAGAAAATCAAAGATTTTGGGAGGAAGATCCATGAAAGTAGTCATCTTGGCCGGCGGTATGGGTACACGCATCAGTGAAGAGTCGCATTTAAAACCAAAACCGATGATTGAAATCGGGGAACATCCGATTTTATGGCATATTATGAAAATCTATTCTCATCACGGATTTGATGAATTCATTATCTGCCTGGGATATAAGGCCAACGTGGTCAAGGATTATTTTGCCAACTACTTCATGTACGAATCGGACGTGACGTTCAACTTCAAGAGCGGCAGGGAGATGTTCACCCATCGACATTACGCCGAGAAATGGACGGTAACGCTCGTCAACACGGGACTGGAAACCATGACAGGCGGCCGGGTGAAACGGATTCAAAAATATGTAGGGAATGAGCCATTTATGCTAACTTATGGAGATGGCGTTTCAAATGTCAATATACCCAAGCTTATTGACTTTCATAAATCACACGGCAAATATGTCACCGTTACAGCAGCCCAGCCCTTAGGCAGATTTGGTTCCCTAAGCATCGGCAAAACAAGCGAAGTAGCGGGATTTGTCGAAAAACCAAAGGGAGACAACAGTTGGATCAACGGCGGATTTTTTGTCATGCAGCCCGAAGTGTTTAATTACCTCAAGGAAGATGACACAAATCTGGAAGTGGACCCGCTGCAGAAATTGGCAAGTGAGCGCCACTTCATGGCGTACCGGCATGATGGTTTCTGGCAGCCCATGGACACAATGCGAGATAAAATACTTCTCGAAGAACTCTGGAAATCCGGCAAAGCGCCATGGAAAGTCTGGCAATAAAAAATTATTATAGGAGCTACAAATGAAAAACTATTTTGATCAGCCTCTGTTTATTTTTGAAATGGCTAACAATCATATGGGCTCTTTGGAACATGGCCTGACGATGATCAAAGCGTTTGCCGAAGTGGCCAGACCGTTCAAATTCCAGTTTGGATTCAAGTTTCAATTCCGGAATTTGGATACATTCATTCATCCCGATTACAAAACGCGGATGGACCTGAAAAACGTCAAACGGTTCAGCGAAACAAGACTATCGAAAGAACAATTTCAGGAACTGAAGGATGCTCTGAGCGCCAACCATTTCATATCCATCTGCACGCCCTTTGATGAACCGTCGGTAGATCTTATTGAAGAAATGAATTTCGATATTATCAAGATCGCCAGCTGTTCCTTTACCGACTGGCCTCTTTTAGAGCGAATCGTGCAAACTGACAAGCCGATCATCGCTTCAACGGCCGGCGCCACGCTTGATGATATCGACAAGGTGGTGAGTTTTTTCCGCAATCGAGAGAAAAAATTTGCCATCCTGCATTGTGTCGGCGAATATCCGACGCATATCGACACCCTGAATATGAATCAGATTGATCTGCTCAAGCGGCGCTATCCGGATGTCCCCGTCGGCTATTCAACCCATGAAGAACCGGACAATGTGGAATCCATTCAGACGGCCATCGCCAAAGGTGCATGTATCTTTGAAAAACATGTCGCCGTTGAAACAGAGGCTTTTAAGAAGAACGACTACTCGGCAACGCCCCGGCAGATCACCAGCTGGCTGCAATCTGCCGAAAAAGCCTATCGCATGGGCGGCGTTGTGGGTGAGCGATCAAAATCCACAGACAAGGAACTGGCCGACCTGAGACAATTCAAACGCGGTGTTTTCGCCGGCAGGAAGATTACCAAAGGGGAAAAGATTGATCAGACCAATACTTTTTATGCCTTTCCATGCGCTGACGGTCAACTCCTGGCCAACGATATGGCCAAATATGCCGAGCACTTTGCCGGCAGTGACATTGAAAAAAACGCCCCCGTTCAAGCATCCGGCATCAACACTGTTGATAAAAGAGAAAAAATTTATGCCATTGTCCAGCGCATTAAAAAAATATTATCCGCCGGTAATGTCGTGGTGCCGGGCATGGCTACCCTGGAAATATCACACCATTACGGCCTCGACCGTTTCGATGAAATCGGCTGCACCATCATCAATGTGGTGAACAGGGAATATTGTAAAAAGTTGATTGTTTTATGCCCCGGCCAGAAACATCCTGAACAATATCACAACGTGAAGGAAGAGACGTTTGTGGTATTACACGGGAATGTTCAGTTGATACTCGATGGCGTCGCCAAAAAATATAAAAGCGGTGACGTTGTCACGGTCACCCGCGGCACAAAACACATCTTCGAAAGCGACAACGGCGCCGTCATCGAAGAGATATCCTCAACGCATTATAAGGACGATTCCTACTATACGGATGAAACAATTCTTCAGAACAAGGACAGAAAAACCTATATTTCGCATTGGCTTGGATAATTTGCCGCAGCACGGAGCGCATCTGACAGCATGAAGACAATCGTGTGGGATATCGATGACGTACTAAATGATTGTACAAAAACGTGGCTGGAGACCTTCTGGTTGCCTGCTCATCCCGGCTGCAAATTAAAATACGGTGATTTGACAGAAAACCCGCCTCACAGGCTTTTGAAGGTCGAGCGGGAAGAATATCTCCATTCTTTGGATAAATTCCGGCTGTCGCCCCAGGCCAGGGCAATGGTTCCGGATGATCATCTCATAAACTGGTTCAGGATAAACGGCGCCCGGTTCCGGCATATTGCACTGACGGCCAGGCCGAGGAAAACCGTTTTTTCCGCAATCGACTGGGTGCTGCAATATTACAGTGAATGGTTCCAGACATTCAGTTTTGTCCCTGCAGAAAGGCCAGGTGAGCCGCCGGGGCACCCGGATCTTAATAAAAGCGATTTCCTGGCGTGGCTCGGAAAGGCTGACTATTTTATTGATGACAGCCCCGGCAACGTTATGGCGGCAAAAAAACTGAACATCAAGGCTTTTTTGGTCACACGCCCATGGAGCAGCGAAGGCTGCACACTTCAGGACATTTTGGAAACAGGTCTTAAGTAATAAAGGAAAAAAGATAACATGAAATTATCTGATTACGTTTTTGAATTTATCGCCCAATCTAAAATCAAGCACATTTTCATGCTTTCCGGCGGTGGCGCCATGCACCTTGTGGATTCCGTGGGTAAAAACAAGAACCTCACATACATCTGCAACCTGCATGAACAGGCTTGTGCCATTGCCGCCGACGCGTACAGCCAATATACCAATCATCTGGGCGTCGCATTGGTGACAACCGGCCCCGGCGGGACGAATACGATTACGGGCGTTGCGGGCGCCTGGCTGGATTCGATACCGGTTATGTTCATTTCGGGGCAGGTCAAGCGTGCGGACATGGCTGGCGCCAGCGGCGTCAGGCAAATGGGTTTTCAGGAAATCAACATTATTGAGCTGGTTTCATCCATCACCAAGTATGCCGTCACGGTTACCGAACCTGATACGATCCGATATCATCTGGAAAAGGCGATGTGGCTGGCTAAAAACGGCCGTCCCGGACCGGTCTGGATCGATATTCCGCTGGATGTCCAGGCTGCGAATATTAATGAAAATACTCTGGACGGATTTCATCCGGAAGCGTCAGATCATCCCTCCGGCATGAAAGATGATCATCTGACGTCTCAGGTTGGCAGGGCCGTTGCTCTTCTGAATCAGGCGAAACGGCCGGTCATCCTTGCAGGTAACGGCATAAGGCTGGCCGGTGCCCTGGGTCACTTTCTAGCGCTTATTGAAAAACTTCATATTCCTGTTTTAACCACCTGGAAGGCAGCGGACTTTCTGCCGGAGAAGCACCGGCTGTTTGCCGGCCGGCCCGGAGCAGTCGGACAGCGCGGTGCAAACTTCACCCAGCAGAACGCCGACTGGCTTTTAATCATCGGCACACGCATGGATCTGGGCCAGACCGCTTTCTCTCACGAAAATTTTGCGAGGGGCGCCCGAAAAATTATCGTCGATATCGATCAGGCTGAAATATCCAAATTGACCATGAACATTGATGTTCCCATCTGCACCGATGCCGGAACCTTTATCCACGAATTTCATCGGCAACAAGACAAAATCACCAACGTCGACCATTCCGAATGGCTCTCAATTTGTAAGACCTGGCAAAAAAAATACCCGGTGGTTTTACCTGAATACTGGCAACAGAAAAAATTTGTCAATGATTACGTATTAATCGACATTCTTTCAGACGAATTAAAGAAAAACGATCTCCTCATTCCCGGCAGTTCGGGCGCGTGCAGTGAACGAACCATGCAGGCAATACGCGTTAAAGCCGGCTTGCGCATCTTTAACAGCGAAGGTCTGGGATCAATGGGCTTCGGCATTCCGGCGGCCATTGGAGGCTGTATCGCCAGCGGTAAAAAACGCACGGTCTGCATCGACGGTGACGGCGGGTTTGTAATGAATATTCAGGAATTGGAAGTTGTTCGCAGATTGAATCTTCCCATCAAATTTTTTGTTTTGAACAACGGTGGTTACGTTTCGATCCAGAACACCCAGAAAAATTATTTTAACGGCAACTACGTCGCCAGCTCCGCCGCCAGCGGCCTGACGCTGCCGGATATCACTTCTGTGGCCAAAGCATTCGGCATTTCTGCGGCAAGGCTCATTAATCAAAACCGTATTCGGGATAAAGTACATGATATTCTAATGGAAAAAGGGCCTGTGGTTTGTGAAGTCATGGTGTCTCCGGATCAGGTCACAGCCCCCCGGGTTTCATCCCGGCAGCGTAAAAACGGATCCATGGAATCTCTTCCCATGGAAGATCTCTTGCCGTTTCTAGATCGGGAAGAGTTTCAATCCAGCATGAGCATTTCCTGCATCAATGAGACATAGTGCCATGAAAAAGATTTTGATCACGGGAGGAACGGGATTTATCGGACGTAATTTATGTGAACAACTGACGGGTTCTTATGAGACTGTCGCGCCGGCTTCCCGCAATCTTAATCTTTTAGATGATTTAGCTGTTTCCCGGTTTTTGAGCCAAGAACGCTTTGACGTCATCGTTCACGCGGCGACCTGGAATGCGACCAAGACGTCTACAAAAGATATCGCCAAAGTATTTGAAAACAATCTGCGCATGTTTTTTAATCTGGCCCGATGCAGAGATGAATATGGCAAAATGATTTACTACGGGTCAGGCGCGGAATTCGGCCGGGAAAATTGGAAGCCTAAAATGCGTGAAGAGGACCTTGACATGCATGTTCCAAATGATGCTTATGGTTTTTCGAAATATATTATAGCCAAATATACAATGAGCCGTCCCGATATTTATAATTTGAGACTTTTTGGTGTCTACGGGAAATATGAAGACTGGAGAATACGCTTCATCTCCAATGCCTGCGCCAAGGCTCTCTATGATATGCCGATCACCATTAAGCAAAACGTATTTTTTGATTATATGCATATTGATGATCTGGTTAACATTACACGATGGTTTATCGAAAACAATCCCCGGCACAAAACATTAAACGTCTGCACGGCAAAGACGTATGATCTTTTAACCCTGGCGGGGATCGTTCGCAGCATTTCAGGTAAGAATGTCGATATTGCAGTGAAACACGATGGACTGGGACGGGAATACAGCGGAGATCATACCAAACTGATTGCCGAAACGGGCGGAATTCATTTTAAAAGCATGGAGGACGGCATCGCCGAACTCTATGGCTGGTATCAGGATAACAAAAAGAACATCAACAGCAATCTTCTGCTGGTGGATCCCTGAAAGGAAGCGGCGGGTCAAATGCCCGCATGCAGGAAATATGAATCGGATAGAAGAGCTATTCAGACAAACAAATGAATATTACCTGGACGCCCTGGATCGAAAGTATCCTGACTTCGATCAAGTAATGGATAAAAAGCTTCCGGTTGTCATCTATGGCGCGGGACGAATGGGCGAAAAATTTCTGTACAACCTGCAAAAGCTGGGCATTGCCGCCCAGGCTTTTGCTGACGGTAATGCTGCGCGCTGGGGGCAACAACTGGCCGGAGTGGATATTGTAGATCCGACAACAATAAAAGCCAGATATGGCAGCGCCGCTGTTCTGATTGCCAGCCTGCTTTACGAATCTGAAATTGAGGCCAAGCTTTATGCTCTGGGCACCGATCATATCTATCCCCTGCGTTATCTGAACCTCAAACACCCGGACATCTTCATCTCGCCTGAATATGAAGGCGAGTCCGCAGCGCTGTTTGACGAGGCCAATCGCAGAGGCATTCTGGCATTGAATGAATTGTGGAATGACGACGAATCCAGGAGGATCTTCCAGAACATCATTGAATTTCGCCTGACGTTCAATAAAAAGTTGATACATGACTCCTCATCAAAAAACATCCAGTACTTTGAAAACGGCGTTATTCAGACAGGTGAGCAGGAGATTTTTGCTGATTGTGGCGCTTACAGCGGCGACACGCTGCAGGAATTCAGAAAACAAACCAAAAACCGGTTTAAAAAATATTACGCGTTTGAACCCGATGAAGAAAACATGAAAAAGCTCAGGCAGATAATCGAAGAAACGGACAACGGCAGAATTATCCCGGTGACCGCGGGCGTTTACATCACGTCAGGTAAAATAAGTTTTCTGGCCGAAGGCGCGCTGGATTCCCGCATCAGTTTGTCGCAGGGCACAGACTCTATACAGGTGTTCAGCCTTGATGATTTTTTTAAGCATAAAGAAGCGCCAACCTTTATTAAAATGGATATCGAGGGGGCGGAGGAAGAAGCGCTTAGGGGCGCCGAAGGTCTGCTCCGGGCCGATGCCCCGAAACTGGCCATTTCCGTGTATCACCGGGCAGCGGATCTCTGGCGGCTGCCGCTTCTGATCAAGGGGCTGCAAAAGCATTATCGTCTGTATCTGCGCCACTACTCCAGTGAGATTGTCGATACGGTATGCTACGCTGTTTAGCCGCGTTCAGAACAGGGGAAAACCAATGACACAAAAACAAGCAGATCTGCTCGATCGGGAACAAACCCGGGAACGTCTGAAAAAAGAGAAGCCGGCGGTATATGCCAAGTTTCTGGAGCTTGACCGCAAGGCCGCGCAGGGGCAAAGCCCGCCGCCGGTGATTGAAATTGCCTATCGCTACGACTGTAACCTCAACTGCGATCATTGTTTTGCCAGTTGTTTTCAGAAGAAAAGCAGGCGGCTTTCTCTGGATGATCTCAGACAATTGTCTTTGCAGGCGGAAAAAATGGGCGTCTATCAGTTCATCCTTCAGGGCGGCGAACCCCTGTTCTGGAAAGATTTTGATGATGTTGTCAACGCCTTGAACCCCCGGAATTTTTACATGGGTCTGGTCACCAACGCCACGCTCCTTAACCGTGAAAGACTGGATCATCTGCGCGCTCTGGGCATCGACAAGATTGTGATGAGCCTCGATTCCTTCAACCAGGAGCAATATGAGACCAATCGCCGCAAAGACGGCATTTTTCAGCACACCCTTGAAATGCTCAGGCAGGCCAGAGACGCAGGTCTACGCGTTGTCATCAACACGGTCGCTACGACGCAAAACGTCCGGGCGCCCGAACTGCTGAATCTGATTCAATTTGCCAAAGAAAACGGATTTATCATTTATGTGAATTTCGCCACACCCATCGGCAGTTGGAAAGGCCGTTACGACCTGCTTCTGACGCCGGAAGATGCGAACTATATCTATCAGCTCAACTGCGAACATGAAATTATCAAAAGAGATATTTTCCCCTACAAAGGCGTCAAGGTGCCCTGCCCCGCTTTACGCAGCGTCGTTTACATCACCGAATATGGCGATGTGCTGCCCTGTCCTTTTCTCCACATCGCCATCGGCAATATTTTGCAGGAGCCGCTTCCGGATATTTTGCGCCGCGGCATGACCATCTCGTGGTTTAAACACCCGCCATCCGTCTGCCTGGCAAGCGAGGATATGGATTTCATAAAAAATAAAATCGCCGGCATGTACGGCAAACCCTCGCCGGTTGACATGTATGAGGTGTTCGCACCTGACGAGATGGAAAAGGAAAATACATGAATGTCCTAATCGTTGTGCCGCATATGAACGCTTTATTCAAGCGAACCGATCTGGAAAACGTCACCGAATATCCATACAATTACACGTTTCCCATCGGGCCGGGATATATTTCCACAGCCTTGAAAAACGCCGGAATCAACACCTTTTGTGTAGATCTCAATTTCTACGATGATCCCATGCGCAAACTGGACCAAATGATTATGGATCATCGCGTCGACGTTGTCGGCATCGGCGGCCTGTCGCGGGAATACTGGCGCATCAAGCATATTTTTGATCATATCAGGAAACACTATCCGCACATCATCACCATTCTGGGCGGAGGCATCATCTCAGCCGAACCGGAACTGATCTTTACGGACATGAAAATCGATTTCGGCGTTCTGGGCGAAGGAGACAGGACCATCGTCGAACTGGTCCGGGCTCTGGAATCCGGCGGAAAACCCGCCGGGGTCAACGGCATTATTTTCAATGACAACGGCCGTCCGCTGATGACGCCCCCCCGCGACGTCATTGCCAGTCTGGATGAGATGCCGCTGCCCGATTATGACAGTTTTGAACTGAACAAATATCTGGATTATCAAAAGTGCCTGGATTTCTGGTTTATCAAGGAGGACAATCCGCGAGCCCTGCCGATTGTCGCGAGTCGCTCCTGCCCTCACAATTGCACGTTCTGCTATCATACCGTACCGACTTACCGTCAGGTATCGCTCGATCGTCTGTTTACCGATATCGAATACCTGGTCCCGAAATACAACATTAACTTCCTGTTCATTTACGACGACCTTTTCGCATCGTCCAAAAACAACAGCCGATTGGTGGAATTCTGCCGGC
Encoded here:
- the rfbG gene encoding CDP-glucose 4,6-dehydratase encodes the protein MKKTTAKTKENLADVYNGKRVLITGDTGFKGSWLALWLHELGASVTGIALAPSTKPSHFQLASLNNVIDHIHVDIRSLDKVKKVFAQVKPEIVFHLAAQALVRESYDDPKATFDTNVGGTVNILEAIRQCTGVRAVVVITSDKCYDNKEWVWGYRESDPLGGHDPYSASKGASEIVSAAYHRSYFDLKGIGPHLGFATARAGNVIGGGDWAKDRIIPDCVRALTANQPIIVRNPQATRPWQHVLDPLHGYLLLAARLLENPDRFSGAWNFGPQTSDQITVHALAERFIHAWGSGAIQTPPIKKAPHEAHLLHLNIDKAAFGLKWQPVLDSSSAINWTVDWYKIWHRSGKNQKNVSVQQIREFSNLAAMKGQYTS
- the rfbF gene encoding glucose-1-phosphate cytidylyltransferase — protein: MKVVILAGGMGTRISEESHLKPKPMIEIGEHPILWHIMKIYSHHGFDEFIICLGYKANVVKDYFANYFMYESDVTFNFKSGREMFTHRHYAEKWTVTLVNTGLETMTGGRVKRIQKYVGNEPFMLTYGDGVSNVNIPKLIDFHKSHGKYVTVTAAQPLGRFGSLSIGKTSEVAGFVEKPKGDNSWINGGFFVMQPEVFNYLKEDDTNLEVDPLQKLASERHFMAYRHDGFWQPMDTMRDKILLEELWKSGKAPWKVWQ
- a CDS encoding lipopolysaccharide biosynthesis protein RfbH, which encodes MEEDNNLRNKILNLVKDYYLQNIPHQDFIPGKTPVHYAGRVYDENEMQAAVEAALDFWLTEGRFTSRFESDLAQRVGTRHAILVNSGSSANLLALTALTSVFLNERRLKAGDEVITVAAGFPTTVNSIIQNGLIPVFVDVNIPNYNIAVEDIEKALSPKTRAIFLAHTLGNPFDIERIIAIAKNHNLFVIEDNCDALGSIYKGQPTGSFGHLSTCSFYPAHHITLGEGGAVLTSDDTLARIIRSLKDWGRDCYCKPGMNNRCGKRFSGQHGDLPEGYDHKYVYSHIGYNLKATEFQAAIGVEQLKKLDVFCEARRKNFQRWTAGFKKYEKYFILPKATEDSDPAWFAFPLTVRCKDSWFSRNNLTEFLNEHLIETRNLFGGNLLRQPAYRDITYRRTGELPNTDRIMNDTFFLGTYPGLGKEQIEYTLDIIDRFLSSRRIK
- a CDS encoding thiamine pyrophosphate-binding protein, which gives rise to MKLSDYVFEFIAQSKIKHIFMLSGGGAMHLVDSVGKNKNLTYICNLHEQACAIAADAYSQYTNHLGVALVTTGPGGTNTITGVAGAWLDSIPVMFISGQVKRADMAGASGVRQMGFQEINIIELVSSITKYAVTVTEPDTIRYHLEKAMWLAKNGRPGPVWIDIPLDVQAANINENTLDGFHPEASDHPSGMKDDHLTSQVGRAVALLNQAKRPVILAGNGIRLAGALGHFLALIEKLHIPVLTTWKAADFLPEKHRLFAGRPGAVGQRGANFTQQNADWLLIIGTRMDLGQTAFSHENFARGARKIIVDIDQAEISKLTMNIDVPICTDAGTFIHEFHRQQDKITNVDHSEWLSICKTWQKKYPVVLPEYWQQKKFVNDYVLIDILSDELKKNDLLIPGSSGACSERTMQAIRVKAGLRIFNSEGLGSMGFGIPAAIGGCIASGKKRTVCIDGDGGFVMNIQELEVVRRLNLPIKFFVLNNGGYVSIQNTQKNYFNGNYVASSAASGLTLPDITSVAKAFGISAARLINQNRIRDKVHDILMEKGPVVCEVMVSPDQVTAPRVSSRQRKNGSMESLPMEDLLPFLDREEFQSSMSISCINET
- a CDS encoding 30S ribosomal protein S1 yields the protein MDDTKTFAEMFEESYATPKRYAVGEKVEATIVKISPEWIFIDLGAKSEGYMDKKEFLDDAGNLTIKEGDTVTAYFLSSRHSERLFTTKLLARKSVDEFLVNAYQNAIPLEATVEKEVKGGFSVKISASASGFCPFSQMDKRRIENAADYIGKKFDFLVIEYGENGRKIILSRRPLLEKIEQEKVEELKKSLQKGMTVRGIVTSVRDFGAFVDIGGVQALLPVSEMTWGRVEDAKSLYKSGDAIEAVIINLDWENDRITLSFKDTLPDPWNDVVRNYIEGSIHKGRISRLTDFGAFVTLEAGVDGLLHISKLGKGKKIKHAQDVLTRDREIDVKIEKIDRDNKRISLDLASNSEEKKDSAEPGDDYKSYMPKAPKTMGTFGDLLSKAKKK
- a CDS encoding spore coat protein; amino-acid sequence: MKNYFDQPLFIFEMANNHMGSLEHGLTMIKAFAEVARPFKFQFGFKFQFRNLDTFIHPDYKTRMDLKNVKRFSETRLSKEQFQELKDALSANHFISICTPFDEPSVDLIEEMNFDIIKIASCSFTDWPLLERIVQTDKPIIASTAGATLDDIDKVVSFFRNREKKFAILHCVGEYPTHIDTLNMNQIDLLKRRYPDVPVGYSTHEEPDNVESIQTAIAKGACIFEKHVAVETEAFKKNDYSATPRQITSWLQSAEKAYRMGGVVGERSKSTDKELADLRQFKRGVFAGRKITKGEKIDQTNTFYAFPCADGQLLANDMAKYAEHFAGSDIEKNAPVQASGINTVDKREKIYAIVQRIKKILSAGNVVVPGMATLEISHHYGLDRFDEIGCTIINVVNREYCKKLIVLCPGQKHPEQYHNVKEETFVVLHGNVQLILDGVAKKYKSGDVVTVTRGTKHIFESDNGAVIEEISSTHYKDDSYYTDETILQNKDRKTYISHWLG